In Lacerta agilis isolate rLacAgi1 chromosome 8, rLacAgi1.pri, whole genome shotgun sequence, one genomic interval encodes:
- the PABPC4 gene encoding polyadenylate-binding protein 4 isoform X1 — translation MNTAASSYPMASLYVGDLHPDVTEAMLYEKFSPAGPVLSIRVCRDMITRRSLGYAYVNFQQPADAERALDTMNFDVIKGKPIRIMWSQRDPSLRKSGVGNVFIKNLDKSIDNKALYDTFSAFGNILSCKVVCDENGSKGYAFVHFETQDAADRAIEKMNGMLLNDRKVFVGRFKSRKEREAELGAKAKEFTNVYIKNFGDDMDDERLKELFSKYGKTLSVKVMKDPTGKSKGFGFVSFEKHEEANKAVEEMNGKDINGKMVFVGRAQKKMERQAELKRKFEQLKQERISRYQGVNLYIKNLDDTIDDEKLRKEFSPFGSITSAKVMLEDGRSKGFGFVCFSSPEEATKAVTEMNGRIVGSKPLYVALAQRKEERKAHLTNQYMQRIAGMRALPANAIINQFQPAAGGYFMPAVPQAQNRPTYYAPNQMTQMRPNPRWQQGGRPQGFQGMPNTMRQSGPRPALRHLAPASNAQASRGMPGATQRVGVPATAPNLVPRPSVAAQAPRAVPPYKYASSVRSPHPAVQPLQAPQPAVHVQGQEPLTASMLAAAPPQEQKQMLGERLFPLIQAMHLSLAGKITGMLLEIDNSELLHMLESPESLRSKVEEAVAVLQAHQAKKEAAQKVGIVAATS, via the exons ATGAACACAGCTGCTAGTAGCTACCCGATGGCATCTCTGTATGTGGGTGACCTGCACCCTGATGTCACAGAAGCCATGCTGTATGAGAAGTTCAGCCCTGCGGGTCCTGTGCTCTCCATCCGTGTCTGCAGAGACATGATAACCCGCCGCTCCCTAGGATATGCATATGTTAACTTTCAGCAACCAGCTGATG CTGAGCGAGCCCTGGACACCATGAACTTTGATGTGATCAAAGGGAAACCCATCCGCATCATGTGGTCTCAGCGTGATCCTTCCCTGAGGAAATCAGGCGTAGGGAATGTCTTTATTAAGAACCTGGACAAATCCATAGACAACAAGGCACTTTATGACACTTTCTCGGCTTTTGGGAATATACTTTCTTGCAAG GTGGTGTGTGACGAGAATGGCTCTAAGGGCTATGCCTTTGTGCACTTTGAGACACAGGACGCTGCGGACCGGGCCATTGAGAAGATGAATGGCATGCTGCTGAACGACCGCAAAGT ATTTGTTGGGAGATTTAAATCCCGTAAAGAGCGTGAGGCAGAATTGGGAGCCAAAGCAAAGGAGTTCACCAACGTCTACATTAAAAACTTTGGGGATGACATGGATGACGAACGGCTGAAGGAGCTTTTCAGCAAATACG GTAAGACCCTCAGCGTTAAAGTCATGAAAGATCCCACTGGGAAGTCGAAAGGCTTTGGTTTTGTGAGCTTTGAGAAGCACGAAGAAGCCAACAAG GCAGtggaagaaatgaatggaaaagatATCAATGGGAAAATGGTGTTTGTGGGCCGGGCACAGAAGAAAATGGAGCGCCAGGCAGAGCTGAAAAGGAAATTTGAGCAGCTAAAACAAGAGAGAATCAGCCGCTATCAG GGAGTTAACTTATATATTAAGAACCTGGATGATACAATTGATGATGAGAAACTGAGGAAGGAATTCTCTCCTTTTGGGTCTATCACAAGTGCCAAG GTGATGCTGGAAGACGGGCGAAGCAAAGGGTTTGGCTTTGTCTGCTTTTCCTCTCCGGAAGAGGCCACAAAAGCTGTAACGGAAATGAATGGGCGCATTGTGGGCTCCAAACCACTATATGTTGCATTGGCACAGAGAAAGGAGGAGCGGAAAGCCCACCTCACCAACCAATACATGCAGCGCATTGCTGGAATGAGAGCCCTGCCTGCCAATGCCATCATCAATCAGTTCCAGCCAGCTGCAGGAGGGTATTTCATGCCAGCTGTGCCCCAG gctcagaacagacccacttaCTATGCACCTAATCAGATGACTCAGATGAGGCCTAACCCACGCTGGCAGCAAGGAGGGAGACCTCAAG gcTTCCAAGGAATGCCAAACACTATGCGCCAGTCTGGACCAAGACCAGCCCTACGCCATCTGGCTCCAGCGAGCAATGCTCAAGCCTCACGTGGCATGCCTGGTGCAACTCAAAGGGTTG GGGTTCCTGCCACAGCTCCAAATTTAGTGCCTCGACCATCTGTAGCTGCGCAAGCTCCAAGGGCTGTTCCGCCGTACAAATACGCCTCCAGTGTCCGCAGCCCCCACCCAGCTGTACAGCCTTTGCAG GCCCCTCAGCCTGCTGTTCATGTGCAAGGACAAGAGCCTTTAACTGCATCTATGCTAGCTGCTGCCCCTCCCCAGGAGCAAAAACAGATGCTGG GAGAACGTTTGTTCCCGCTCATCCAAGCTATGCATCTCAGCCTTGCAGGAAAGATCACAGGAATGCTGCTAGAGATTGACAACTCAGAGTTGCTGCACATGCTAGAATCTCCAGAATCCCTCCGTTCGAAG GTGGAGGAGGCTGTGGCAGTGCTGCAAGCTCACCAAGCCAAGAAAGAAGCTGCCCAGAAAGTGGGCATAGTTGCTGCTACCTCGTAA
- the PABPC4 gene encoding polyadenylate-binding protein 4 isoform X2, translating into MNFDVIKGKPIRIMWSQRDPSLRKSGVGNVFIKNLDKSIDNKALYDTFSAFGNILSCKVVCDENGSKGYAFVHFETQDAADRAIEKMNGMLLNDRKVFVGRFKSRKEREAELGAKAKEFTNVYIKNFGDDMDDERLKELFSKYGKTLSVKVMKDPTGKSKGFGFVSFEKHEEANKAVEEMNGKDINGKMVFVGRAQKKMERQAELKRKFEQLKQERISRYQGVNLYIKNLDDTIDDEKLRKEFSPFGSITSAKVMLEDGRSKGFGFVCFSSPEEATKAVTEMNGRIVGSKPLYVALAQRKEERKAHLTNQYMQRIAGMRALPANAIINQFQPAAGGYFMPAVPQAQNRPTYYAPNQMTQMRPNPRWQQGGRPQGFQGMPNTMRQSGPRPALRHLAPASNAQASRGMPGATQRVGVPATAPNLVPRPSVAAQAPRAVPPYKYASSVRSPHPAVQPLQAPQPAVHVQGQEPLTASMLAAAPPQEQKQMLGERLFPLIQAMHLSLAGKITGMLLEIDNSELLHMLESPESLRSKVEEAVAVLQAHQAKKEAAQKVGIVAATS; encoded by the exons ATGAACTTTGATGTGATCAAAGGGAAACCCATCCGCATCATGTGGTCTCAGCGTGATCCTTCCCTGAGGAAATCAGGCGTAGGGAATGTCTTTATTAAGAACCTGGACAAATCCATAGACAACAAGGCACTTTATGACACTTTCTCGGCTTTTGGGAATATACTTTCTTGCAAG GTGGTGTGTGACGAGAATGGCTCTAAGGGCTATGCCTTTGTGCACTTTGAGACACAGGACGCTGCGGACCGGGCCATTGAGAAGATGAATGGCATGCTGCTGAACGACCGCAAAGT ATTTGTTGGGAGATTTAAATCCCGTAAAGAGCGTGAGGCAGAATTGGGAGCCAAAGCAAAGGAGTTCACCAACGTCTACATTAAAAACTTTGGGGATGACATGGATGACGAACGGCTGAAGGAGCTTTTCAGCAAATACG GTAAGACCCTCAGCGTTAAAGTCATGAAAGATCCCACTGGGAAGTCGAAAGGCTTTGGTTTTGTGAGCTTTGAGAAGCACGAAGAAGCCAACAAG GCAGtggaagaaatgaatggaaaagatATCAATGGGAAAATGGTGTTTGTGGGCCGGGCACAGAAGAAAATGGAGCGCCAGGCAGAGCTGAAAAGGAAATTTGAGCAGCTAAAACAAGAGAGAATCAGCCGCTATCAG GGAGTTAACTTATATATTAAGAACCTGGATGATACAATTGATGATGAGAAACTGAGGAAGGAATTCTCTCCTTTTGGGTCTATCACAAGTGCCAAG GTGATGCTGGAAGACGGGCGAAGCAAAGGGTTTGGCTTTGTCTGCTTTTCCTCTCCGGAAGAGGCCACAAAAGCTGTAACGGAAATGAATGGGCGCATTGTGGGCTCCAAACCACTATATGTTGCATTGGCACAGAGAAAGGAGGAGCGGAAAGCCCACCTCACCAACCAATACATGCAGCGCATTGCTGGAATGAGAGCCCTGCCTGCCAATGCCATCATCAATCAGTTCCAGCCAGCTGCAGGAGGGTATTTCATGCCAGCTGTGCCCCAG gctcagaacagacccacttaCTATGCACCTAATCAGATGACTCAGATGAGGCCTAACCCACGCTGGCAGCAAGGAGGGAGACCTCAAG gcTTCCAAGGAATGCCAAACACTATGCGCCAGTCTGGACCAAGACCAGCCCTACGCCATCTGGCTCCAGCGAGCAATGCTCAAGCCTCACGTGGCATGCCTGGTGCAACTCAAAGGGTTG GGGTTCCTGCCACAGCTCCAAATTTAGTGCCTCGACCATCTGTAGCTGCGCAAGCTCCAAGGGCTGTTCCGCCGTACAAATACGCCTCCAGTGTCCGCAGCCCCCACCCAGCTGTACAGCCTTTGCAG GCCCCTCAGCCTGCTGTTCATGTGCAAGGACAAGAGCCTTTAACTGCATCTATGCTAGCTGCTGCCCCTCCCCAGGAGCAAAAACAGATGCTGG GAGAACGTTTGTTCCCGCTCATCCAAGCTATGCATCTCAGCCTTGCAGGAAAGATCACAGGAATGCTGCTAGAGATTGACAACTCAGAGTTGCTGCACATGCTAGAATCTCCAGAATCCCTCCGTTCGAAG GTGGAGGAGGCTGTGGCAGTGCTGCAAGCTCACCAAGCCAAGAAAGAAGCTGCCCAGAAAGTGGGCATAGTTGCTGCTACCTCGTAA